A window of the Sandaracinaceae bacterium genome harbors these coding sequences:
- a CDS encoding alpha/beta hydrolase, whose protein sequence is MTALTLPDTTFHYDTWGNGERAALLCLHGGGCAREHFEALGGAFGAERRVVAMDQRAHGESADAAGPYDVPTLADDAARVVEALSLGPVVVVGHSLGGAVAESMLEQARVDVRAIVSVDAPLALPAMMAGALMSLREALLSPERVDEYRAFMAPMVGFPNDPERAERLLDQLSHFRPAAMAEILASVASYAGGPVLAAHPNVPVLHIDAGTGVCELDRLRELRPDAWIGAVVGTRHYPHIESPEQVAAMMRHFFGRYDL, encoded by the coding sequence ATGACCGCGTTGACCCTCCCCGACACGACCTTTCACTACGACACCTGGGGGAACGGGGAGCGCGCCGCGCTGCTCTGTCTGCACGGCGGTGGGTGTGCGCGCGAGCACTTCGAGGCGCTCGGGGGAGCGTTCGGGGCCGAGCGGAGGGTCGTTGCCATGGATCAGCGGGCGCATGGCGAGTCGGCCGACGCCGCCGGGCCCTACGACGTGCCGACGCTCGCCGACGACGCGGCCCGCGTGGTCGAGGCGCTGTCGCTGGGCCCCGTCGTCGTGGTCGGGCACAGCCTCGGGGGGGCGGTGGCCGAGAGCATGCTCGAGCAGGCGCGTGTGGACGTCCGCGCCATCGTCAGCGTCGATGCGCCGCTCGCGCTGCCCGCGATGATGGCCGGCGCGCTGATGTCGCTCCGCGAAGCGCTGCTCTCGCCCGAGCGGGTGGACGAGTACCGCGCGTTCATGGCGCCGATGGTCGGGTTCCCGAACGACCCCGAGCGCGCCGAGCGACTGCTGGACCAACTGTCTCACTTCCGCCCAGCGGCGATGGCCGAGATCTTGGCGTCCGTCGCGTCCTACGCTGGCGGGCCGGTGCTGGCTGCGCATCCCAACGTCCCAGTGCTCCACATCGACGCGGGGACGGGCGTGTGCGAGCTCGACCGTCTCCGGGAGCTTCGCCCCGACGCGTGGATCGGGGCGGTCGTCGGGACGCGGCACTATCCGCACATCGAGTCGCCCGAGCAGGTCGCGGCGATGATGCGCCACTTCTTCGGGCGCTACGACCTCTGA
- a CDS encoding fasciclin domain-containing protein, with protein MKHAPSIALLLLLALVAGCGDSDGTNPTPDAGQPNTIVDVAVADDDFSILVAALTRADLVSTLRSAGPFTVFAPNDAAFAASGITLEAVQSMDVDALTQILLYHVISGASVGSGAVTAGPVDSAAEDDSGTWNLSLILGTTGGVTINGGNAVAGGATVATPDISASNGVIHVIDRVLLPPTIADMTAYAGLTDLREAVVAADLADTLGGAGPFTVFAPTNAAFPDGGERPTGDALANILLYHVVGAGVPSSAVPARANAVATNEAGNNLTLLFDTSAGVAVNGIDVVLADVGCTNGVVHVIDGVLLPPTVIDMAGIAGLTSLAAAIGRADNSGAGIAALLSGDAPGSATGFTVFAPTNDAFAAIQSTVDSLTDAQVAQVLQYHVLDPATFTAPVLSSGLANGDVQTALGQTATVDVSVTPPTIDGAAVVPSLLDIHVTNGVVHVLSDVMVPTL; from the coding sequence ATGAAACACGCTCCCTCGATCGCACTCCTGCTCCTGCTCGCCCTGGTCGCGGGCTGTGGCGACAGCGACGGCACGAACCCCACCCCCGATGCGGGCCAGCCCAACACCATCGTCGACGTCGCCGTGGCCGACGACGACTTCAGCATCCTCGTCGCGGCCCTCACGCGCGCCGACCTCGTGAGCACCCTGCGGTCGGCGGGGCCCTTCACCGTGTTCGCCCCGAACGACGCCGCCTTCGCCGCCTCGGGCATCACGCTGGAAGCGGTTCAGAGCATGGACGTCGACGCGCTGACGCAGATCCTGCTGTACCACGTGATCTCCGGCGCTTCCGTCGGCAGTGGGGCCGTCACGGCGGGTCCGGTCGACTCCGCAGCCGAGGACGACAGCGGCACCTGGAACCTCTCGTTGATCTTGGGCACGACGGGCGGGGTCACCATCAACGGCGGCAACGCGGTGGCTGGCGGCGCGACTGTCGCGACCCCGGATATCAGCGCGTCCAACGGCGTCATCCACGTCATCGACCGCGTGCTGCTCCCGCCCACCATCGCGGACATGACGGCCTACGCCGGGCTCACCGACCTGCGCGAGGCGGTCGTGGCGGCGGACCTGGCCGACACGCTGGGCGGCGCGGGACCCTTCACCGTGTTCGCGCCCACGAACGCGGCCTTCCCCGACGGTGGCGAGCGCCCCACGGGTGACGCGCTGGCGAACATACTCCTCTACCACGTGGTCGGCGCGGGCGTGCCCAGCAGCGCGGTCCCGGCGCGGGCGAACGCCGTCGCCACGAACGAGGCGGGCAACAACCTGACGCTGCTGTTCGACACCAGCGCTGGCGTGGCCGTCAACGGCATCGACGTGGTCCTGGCCGACGTGGGCTGCACGAACGGGGTGGTGCACGTGATCGACGGCGTGCTCCTGCCCCCCACCGTCATCGACATGGCAGGCATCGCGGGGCTGACCTCGCTCGCCGCGGCCATCGGACGGGCAGACAACTCGGGCGCCGGGATCGCGGCGCTGCTCTCGGGCGACGCTCCCGGCAGCGCCACGGGCTTCACCGTCTTCGCGCCCACCAACGACGCATTCGCCGCCATCCAGTCCACGGTCGACAGCCTGACCGATGCACAGGTGGCTCAGGTGCTGCAGTACCACGTGCTCGACCCGGCCACGTTCACCGCGCCCGTGCTCTCGTCTGGCCTCGCCAACGGCGACGTGCAGACGGCGCTCGGTCAGACGGCCACGGTCGACGTGTCGGTGACGCCGCCCACCATCGACGGCGCCGCCGTGGTGCCCAGCCTGCTCGACATCCACGTCACCAACGGTGTGGTGCACGTGCTGAGCGACGTGATGGTCCCGACGCTCTGA
- a CDS encoding MerR family transcriptional regulator: MTHSRSAPVYPMRVVSRRTGLSADLIRAWEKRYQAITPDRTDGNARRYSQAEIQRLELLRDVVALGHTISDVASLPNETLSALLSEVAISAQDTATEETLAAYVAAIEAWDLRESQAILTRAATLRPPDALALEVLSPILRAIGDGWEQGRLTVTQEHAASAQVRGLLATLLQTIAVDRGAPKLLIAAPEGHEHELGGLIAAVLGAQVGVAPIYLGANVPLRELEATLRRTGAEVVLLAVSRAIDDAELQRLRAAVASLTEHATVWLGCTPGHAVEGLASLPRVRVLASLPAFQTAALHLGRRP, encoded by the coding sequence GTGACCCACTCGCGCTCCGCCCCCGTCTACCCCATGCGCGTCGTGTCTCGCCGCACGGGTCTCAGCGCCGACCTCATCCGAGCTTGGGAGAAGCGCTATCAGGCGATCACCCCCGACCGCACGGACGGGAATGCGCGGCGCTACTCCCAGGCCGAGATCCAGCGCCTCGAGCTGCTGCGCGACGTGGTCGCCCTCGGTCACACCATCAGCGACGTCGCGTCGCTGCCCAACGAGACCCTCTCGGCGCTCCTGTCCGAGGTGGCCATCAGCGCGCAGGACACCGCCACGGAAGAGACGCTGGCGGCCTACGTCGCGGCCATCGAGGCCTGGGACCTGCGTGAGTCGCAGGCCATCCTCACGCGGGCCGCCACGTTGCGTCCGCCTGACGCCCTCGCGCTCGAGGTGCTGTCGCCCATCCTGCGCGCCATCGGAGACGGCTGGGAGCAGGGACGGCTCACGGTCACGCAGGAGCACGCCGCGAGCGCGCAGGTGCGCGGCCTGCTGGCGACGCTTCTGCAGACCATCGCGGTGGACCGTGGCGCGCCGAAGCTCCTGATCGCGGCCCCTGAAGGTCACGAGCACGAGCTCGGAGGGCTCATCGCGGCTGTTCTCGGCGCACAGGTGGGCGTGGCGCCCATCTATCTCGGGGCGAACGTCCCGCTGCGTGAGCTCGAGGCTACACTGCGCCGCACGGGGGCGGAGGTGGTTTTGCTGGCGGTCTCGCGCGCCATCGACGACGCGGAGCTCCAGCGCTTGCGCGCGGCCGTCGCGAGCCTGACCGAGCACGCGACCGTGTGGCTCGGGTGCACGCCTGGTCACGCCGTCGAGGGGCTGGCGTCACTCCCGCGCGTGCGCGTGCTCGCGTCCCTGCCCGCCTTCCAGACGGCCGCGCTACACCTCGGCCGCCGTCCCTGA
- a CDS encoding Ig-like domain-containing protein — protein MASSINAGATGVPWRTAITLEFSEPVDPAGIEGIARLYADRATALEQDALGRHPLRAELDAGGTTLTIRPLGPLLDATRYRLEVAGAVDLAGNDLAPYTLSFETATDVRLYTHDEYDGVVDHYYRTTFDAPLGGIRQTLYFGIGEDGQWDTSDDLIGAYTDAYRDATREELHSFTSAGADLLWWNEDDEHIAISRREFLADRTRQYRVDDPGANGIWGDEDDVAEDRTEVIYDAHGQPVSFVRYTEGPDGLALTADDVVYRTADYYFSDGFFIGSFSAETAGEDGEFGTGDDVGYARVVQLDADGVAVGSSKHSDVRRDGFPAYDDTTIASYQRYEHVDGEVVFTRIWSTSSAGEDGVFRTADDVPSSVSHVDLDSAGRPLRQVDHSVGDDGVRGTADDGVSRYTGFEYDADGVTRTERRYVAAGEDGVFFTSDDELRSVSEFEGI, from the coding sequence ATGGCCTCGTCCATCAACGCTGGTGCGACGGGTGTCCCGTGGCGCACCGCGATCACCCTCGAGTTCTCCGAGCCGGTCGACCCAGCCGGCATCGAGGGCATCGCGCGCTTGTACGCCGACCGAGCGACCGCCCTCGAGCAGGACGCGCTGGGCCGCCACCCGCTGCGCGCAGAGCTCGACGCGGGCGGAACGACGCTCACGATTCGACCCCTCGGTCCCCTTTTGGACGCTACCCGCTATCGCCTCGAGGTGGCGGGGGCGGTCGACCTGGCGGGCAATGACCTCGCGCCCTACACGCTGTCCTTCGAGACGGCAACGGACGTCCGACTCTACACGCACGACGAGTACGACGGAGTCGTCGACCACTACTACCGCACGACGTTTGACGCGCCTCTCGGCGGCATCCGGCAGACGCTCTACTTCGGGATCGGCGAGGACGGTCAGTGGGATACGTCCGACGACCTCATCGGCGCATACACCGACGCGTACCGAGACGCGACCCGTGAAGAGCTGCACAGCTTCACCTCCGCGGGAGCAGACCTCCTGTGGTGGAACGAGGACGACGAGCACATCGCCATCTCGCGTCGCGAGTTCCTCGCGGACCGGACGCGCCAGTATCGGGTGGACGATCCAGGCGCGAACGGGATCTGGGGCGACGAGGACGACGTAGCCGAGGACCGGACGGAAGTCATCTACGACGCGCACGGCCAACCGGTGTCGTTCGTCCGCTACACGGAGGGCCCAGACGGACTCGCCCTGACAGCGGACGACGTGGTGTATCGGACGGCGGACTACTACTTCTCGGATGGCTTCTTCATCGGATCGTTCTCGGCGGAGACGGCGGGCGAGGATGGAGAGTTCGGCACGGGCGACGACGTGGGCTACGCGCGCGTGGTCCAGCTCGACGCGGACGGAGTCGCCGTGGGGTCCAGCAAGCACTCGGACGTGCGGCGCGATGGCTTCCCGGCCTACGACGACACCACCATCGCGAGCTACCAGCGCTACGAGCACGTCGACGGTGAGGTCGTGTTCACCCGCATCTGGAGCACCTCGTCCGCCGGGGAGGACGGTGTCTTCCGCACGGCCGACGACGTCCCATCGAGCGTCTCTCACGTCGACCTGGACAGCGCGGGGCGCCCGCTCCGGCAGGTGGACCACTCGGTCGGTGACGACGGGGTGCGCGGCACCGCAGATGACGGGGTGTCTCGCTACACGGGGTTCGAGTACGACGCGGACGGTGTGACGCGGACCGAGCGACGGTATGTCGCGGCTGGAGAGGACGGGGTGTTCTTCACCTCCGACGACGAGCTGCGCAGCGTCTCCGAGTTCGAGGGGATCTGA
- a CDS encoding DUF2378 family protein: MDHPYDFRVPDFTGEVDAAAFLAATPENATCKGLYFNTMLEMMSRLPKEQVADITLERTRYLPFLDYPLLEHMRLSFVVVPRLYPGLPTREAFRRMGWRAFPDFAGTMLGRVVFGMFGDDLGRAFEAGPKGVSQSVRPGMATVTTIAERHVRMEYYDIYGILDPYYIGVVEGMVRHYGFEPDVRIHAIDIANAVLDVRW; the protein is encoded by the coding sequence ATGGACCACCCCTACGACTTCCGCGTGCCCGACTTCACCGGCGAGGTGGACGCGGCCGCCTTCCTGGCGGCGACGCCGGAGAACGCCACGTGCAAGGGGCTCTACTTCAACACCATGCTGGAGATGATGAGTCGGCTGCCCAAGGAGCAGGTGGCGGACATCACCCTCGAGCGCACACGCTACCTACCGTTCCTCGACTACCCGCTGCTCGAGCACATGCGCCTGTCGTTTGTCGTCGTGCCGCGCCTCTACCCAGGCCTTCCCACGCGGGAGGCGTTCCGCCGCATGGGCTGGCGCGCGTTCCCCGACTTCGCCGGCACCATGCTGGGCCGCGTCGTGTTCGGGATGTTCGGCGACGACCTCGGCCGCGCCTTCGAGGCCGGACCCAAGGGCGTCTCGCAGAGCGTCCGGCCGGGCATGGCCACCGTCACCACCATCGCGGAGCGGCACGTCCGCATGGAGTACTACGACATCTACGGCATCCTCGACCCGTACTACATCGGCGTGGTCGAAGGCATGGTGCGCCACTACGGCTTCGAGCCGGATGTGCGCATCCACGCCATCGACATCGCGAACGCCGTGCTGGACGTGCGCTGGTGA
- a CDS encoding sigma-70 family RNA polymerase sigma factor: MTDDRRATIDADIADLLARGEVEAAVERVLQAHGASIYGMIAGVFHDTAVAEDVFQHFSIELWKSLPSFQGRSSIYTWAYVLARRAVTHRLRRKTSAREQRLHTGEQEALVARQWSRRATAEWQRTETKSRFRELCEGLPHEERLLVMLRIGEKMSWKQIARVIHDDGDEGTPLDEESLTREAATLRKRFERVKTKLRDALAG, from the coding sequence ATGACCGACGACCGACGCGCCACCATCGACGCCGACATTGCGGACCTGCTCGCGCGCGGGGAGGTGGAGGCCGCCGTCGAGAGGGTCCTCCAGGCGCATGGCGCTTCCATCTACGGGATGATCGCGGGCGTGTTCCACGACACCGCGGTGGCCGAGGACGTCTTCCAGCACTTCAGCATCGAGCTGTGGAAGAGCCTGCCGTCCTTTCAGGGTCGCAGCAGCATCTACACCTGGGCCTACGTGCTGGCCCGCAGGGCGGTCACGCATCGCCTGCGCAGGAAGACAAGCGCCCGTGAGCAGCGGCTCCACACGGGGGAGCAAGAAGCGCTCGTCGCGCGCCAGTGGTCCCGCCGGGCCACCGCCGAGTGGCAGCGCACGGAGACCAAGAGCCGCTTCCGCGAGCTGTGCGAAGGCCTGCCACACGAGGAGCGCCTGCTCGTGATGCTCCGCATCGGCGAGAAGATGAGCTGGAAGCAGATCGCGCGCGTCATCCACGACGATGGCGACGAGGGGACGCCGCTCGACGAGGAGTCGCTCACGCGTGAGGCCGCGACGCTCCGCAAGCGCTTCGAACGCGTGAAGACGAAGCTGCGCGATGCCCTCGCGGGGTGA
- a CDS encoding DUF2892 domain-containing protein — protein MLKKLLPNNEHPIERGVRVVVGLGLIALAFVGPETPWGLLGVVPLLTGLIGSCPLYTALGFSTCPVKRAAD, from the coding sequence ATGTTGAAGAAGCTGCTTCCGAACAACGAGCACCCGATCGAGCGCGGGGTGCGGGTGGTGGTCGGGCTGGGCCTGATCGCGCTGGCTTTCGTAGGGCCGGAGACCCCGTGGGGGCTCTTGGGCGTGGTCCCGTTGTTGACCGGCCTCATCGGCAGCTGCCCGCTCTACACGGCGCTGGGCTTCAGTACGTGCCCCGTGAAGCGCGCTGCCGACTGA
- a CDS encoding protein kinase: MPRDRTTPSFATRESLDSFEAELGALLDASEPDRRSARELWEAIADEAREQLTLGETLGVGGFATVVRAQQPSGESVAVKLVPVHGAEPDRLARIRREYRGGRRLSHPHVVRSLQLFEGGETWALTMELMEESLRARIARGRVPLEEVLEVVLDVLSALDHIHGERVVHRDLKPENVLLSHRRDGARQVAKLADFGIARFGELDRDASLHGLSGTPAYMPPEAFDEQRFDPRGDLYALGLIALEMLSGVHPLGAAPTSEWPARHRSHPVTRPDGVPDGVWQVLRALVEKRPEARPRSAREVADRLGREMPARAARPPLEGRPYLASAPLVGREREVAELRAWLRARLGTTPPPPPVVTWVVGGAGVGKSRLLQALASEMRGWRTLYARALPGAGRPLAGLAGVLDPLRGAHGDDAMFATQPRGEAGESSAGAPSPAVAPSSDQRSSWLGLAAGHPEDVPDLEAEHRAFLRRQVEALLGWLGQTPTVIVVEDAHHLDEASLELIDRFSRAIAERRAPTAVLVTVRPPTDGTYLEAVVRETSADGRAGRIELPAWGPRDTQRLVEALLVDDPRSTTIAGQLHSEGITPLLVVQTLHVLLGRDALAEGGLDATSFALAQLPQTVQDAVGERATRLPGLAKASLALGAVLGSEFSSAELAAGLGTTELELLDHLDEAERGGFVTQRRDVLATYQFVHDELREAVLARLGEDLPALHRHAATALEAVHGGGDEVAGRLAFHFGAAGDHGPAYRWGLRAGAFALGQHGFSAAADHYGRALAAADAGGLSVTPEDLERWGDALTFSGRGDQAASAYERALDRCAPGDDVRRVALLARVAELEFRAARLTRATSPLEALLPRLGGHVYGRAEAVEATREAAERVLLASERAGAPQDSLDAAEATRLEVLCDTYRNLAEIAYYYDPQRRDFYHSLACHLAVRLGTGRAAAQTFALTAFLAGLDGRFEVAEVAGERALRVARELGDPVTLMFASALVGTTFVSAGDLTRALDASAAAWAIAQRVEEPQRMMTVVSTHALTLAAAGRADESAAVSRLARELGAHHGYTRVGEMAVIGGCAAAMAAGRFDDAVALAREADAMERRGSRMLALQLRSYGALARAMVEHRARPDLALDVVDAWRAGRFDSLVCNIDGNALLTGALAARHGLHGDVIARLDHVASSGRAAAERSRAKKGLFTAAAGLYALSQGRDEGRILLDEGLAYALRYGMRGDLALLAEVRARIERPPP, from the coding sequence ATGCCGCGCGACCGGACGACGCCCAGCTTCGCGACCCGGGAATCGCTAGACTCGTTCGAGGCCGAGCTGGGCGCGCTGCTCGATGCGTCCGAGCCCGACCGTCGCTCGGCGCGGGAGCTGTGGGAGGCCATCGCAGACGAGGCCCGTGAGCAGCTGACGCTGGGGGAGACCCTCGGCGTTGGCGGCTTCGCGACGGTCGTCCGCGCACAGCAGCCCTCTGGGGAGTCCGTGGCGGTCAAGCTGGTGCCCGTGCACGGAGCCGAGCCCGACCGCCTGGCCCGCATTCGCCGCGAGTACCGCGGAGGACGGCGCTTGTCCCATCCCCACGTGGTCCGGAGTCTCCAGCTGTTCGAGGGGGGCGAGACCTGGGCGCTCACGATGGAGCTCATGGAGGAGTCCTTGCGCGCGCGCATCGCGCGAGGTCGCGTACCCCTCGAAGAGGTCCTCGAGGTCGTGCTCGACGTGCTGTCCGCGCTCGACCACATCCACGGTGAGCGAGTCGTCCACCGCGACCTGAAGCCCGAGAACGTCCTCCTCTCGCACCGACGCGACGGGGCTCGTCAGGTGGCGAAGCTGGCAGACTTCGGCATCGCGCGCTTCGGCGAGCTGGACCGGGACGCGTCCCTCCACGGGCTGAGCGGAACACCCGCGTACATGCCCCCGGAGGCCTTCGACGAGCAACGCTTCGACCCGCGAGGGGACCTGTACGCGCTCGGTCTGATCGCGCTCGAGATGCTCTCCGGCGTGCACCCGCTCGGCGCCGCGCCGACGAGCGAGTGGCCAGCGCGACACCGGTCGCATCCCGTGACCCGACCCGACGGCGTGCCGGACGGCGTTTGGCAGGTCCTCCGAGCCCTCGTGGAGAAGCGCCCCGAGGCGCGGCCACGCAGCGCGCGCGAGGTCGCGGACCGTCTCGGTCGAGAGATGCCTGCGCGCGCCGCTCGGCCACCGCTCGAGGGCCGACCGTACCTGGCCTCGGCGCCCCTGGTCGGTCGTGAGCGCGAGGTCGCCGAGCTGCGCGCCTGGCTGCGTGCCCGGTTGGGCACGACGCCTCCGCCCCCGCCCGTAGTGACGTGGGTGGTCGGCGGCGCAGGGGTCGGGAAGAGCCGTCTCCTGCAGGCGCTCGCGTCGGAGATGCGCGGGTGGCGCACCCTGTACGCGCGCGCGCTCCCCGGGGCTGGGAGGCCGCTCGCGGGCCTCGCCGGCGTCCTCGACCCTCTGCGCGGAGCGCACGGCGACGACGCCATGTTCGCCACGCAGCCACGCGGCGAAGCGGGCGAGTCCAGCGCCGGTGCGCCGTCGCCTGCCGTCGCGCCATCCAGCGACCAGCGCTCCAGCTGGCTGGGTCTCGCCGCGGGCCACCCCGAAGACGTCCCCGACCTCGAAGCGGAACACCGCGCCTTCCTGCGGCGCCAGGTCGAGGCGCTCCTCGGGTGGCTCGGCCAGACTCCGACGGTCATCGTCGTGGAAGACGCGCACCACCTCGACGAGGCCTCGCTCGAGCTCATCGACCGGTTCTCTCGCGCCATCGCGGAGCGACGAGCCCCGACAGCGGTGCTGGTCACGGTGCGACCCCCCACAGACGGGACCTATCTGGAAGCCGTCGTCCGGGAGACGTCGGCGGACGGTCGCGCAGGCCGCATCGAGCTCCCGGCGTGGGGTCCGCGGGACACGCAGCGGCTCGTGGAGGCGCTGCTGGTCGACGACCCGCGCAGCACGACGATCGCGGGGCAGCTCCACAGCGAAGGCATCACGCCCCTGTTGGTCGTGCAGACGCTGCACGTGCTGCTGGGGAGGGACGCCCTCGCCGAGGGCGGGCTCGATGCGACGTCCTTCGCGCTCGCGCAGCTCCCGCAGACCGTTCAGGACGCCGTCGGAGAGCGCGCCACCAGGTTGCCCGGGCTCGCCAAGGCGAGCCTCGCGCTCGGGGCCGTGCTGGGCAGCGAGTTCTCGTCCGCCGAGCTGGCCGCGGGCCTCGGGACCACCGAGCTCGAGCTGCTGGACCACTTGGACGAGGCCGAACGCGGCGGGTTCGTGACGCAGCGTCGCGACGTGTTGGCCACCTATCAGTTCGTGCACGACGAGCTGCGCGAGGCCGTGCTCGCGCGCCTCGGCGAAGATCTGCCCGCGCTCCACCGTCACGCGGCGACGGCGCTCGAGGCCGTGCACGGTGGGGGCGACGAGGTCGCCGGGCGCCTCGCCTTTCACTTCGGCGCGGCGGGCGACCACGGGCCGGCGTATCGGTGGGGGTTGCGGGCTGGTGCGTTCGCCCTGGGACAACACGGCTTCTCGGCCGCGGCCGATCACTACGGACGCGCGCTCGCGGCCGCGGACGCCGGTGGCCTGTCGGTCACGCCAGAGGATCTCGAGCGGTGGGGCGACGCCCTCACGTTCTCGGGCCGCGGGGACCAAGCCGCGAGCGCCTACGAACGCGCGCTCGACCGCTGCGCCCCGGGAGACGATGTGCGTCGTGTCGCGCTGCTCGCGCGCGTGGCGGAGCTGGAGTTCCGGGCCGCGCGACTCACGCGGGCGACTTCGCCTCTCGAGGCGCTCCTCCCGCGGCTCGGGGGCCACGTCTATGGACGGGCCGAGGCCGTCGAGGCCACGCGCGAGGCCGCCGAGCGCGTCCTCCTCGCTTCCGAGCGCGCGGGGGCACCGCAGGACTCGCTCGACGCGGCGGAGGCCACGCGCCTCGAGGTCCTGTGTGACACGTACCGGAACCTGGCGGAGATCGCCTACTACTACGACCCGCAGCGCCGCGACTTCTACCACTCGCTCGCCTGTCATCTGGCGGTGCGGCTCGGGACGGGGCGCGCCGCCGCCCAGACCTTCGCGCTGACGGCGTTCCTCGCGGGCCTCGACGGACGCTTCGAGGTGGCCGAGGTGGCTGGAGAGCGCGCCTTGCGCGTGGCGCGAGAGCTCGGCGACCCCGTCACGCTCATGTTCGCGAGCGCGCTCGTCGGCACGACGTTCGTCAGCGCGGGTGACCTCACGCGCGCGCTCGACGCCAGCGCCGCGGCCTGGGCCATCGCGCAGCGGGTGGAAGAGCCGCAGCGCATGATGACCGTCGTCTCGACGCATGCCCTCACGCTCGCCGCGGCAGGTCGAGCCGACGAGAGCGCCGCCGTGTCGCGACTGGCCCGTGAGCTCGGCGCACACCACGGCTACACCCGCGTGGGCGAGATGGCGGTCATCGGTGGCTGCGCCGCCGCGATGGCAGCCGGGCGGTTCGACGACGCGGTCGCGCTGGCTCGCGAGGCCGACGCCATGGAGCGGCGCGGGAGCCGCATGCTCGCGCTGCAGCTACGCTCCTACGGGGCGCTCGCGCGCGCCATGGTCGAGCACCGCGCGCGCCCCGACCTCGCGCTCGACGTGGTCGATGCGTGGCGCGCCGGGCGCTTCGACTCGCTCGTGTGCAACATCGACGGGAACGCCCTGCTGACCGGAGCCCTCGCCGCCCGGCACGGTCTACACGGCGACGTGATCGCCCGGCTGGACCACGTGGCGTCATCGGGGCGCGCTGCCGCCGAGCGGAGTCGGGCGAAGAAGGGCTTGTTCACGGCCGCGGCCGGGCTCTACGCGCTCTCGCAGGGCCGCGACGAGGGGCGCATTTTGCTCGACGAGGGGCTGGCGTATGCGCTCAGATACGGCATGCGTGGCGACCTCGCGCTGCTCGCCGAGGTCCGCGCACGGATCGAGCGTCCTCCCCCCTGA
- a CDS encoding type 2 isopentenyl-diphosphate Delta-isomerase — MSVLSSRKADHLELCASDAVAYRGTGTLLDCVRLPHESLPDLHLEQLDLRCPLLGKTLRAPLVIAGMTGGHPDARAINRDLASVAEELGYGFGLGSQRAMEREPALAATYQVRDVAPTALLLGNLGVIQARDLPTERIAALLDTVGADALCAHMSPAMELIQRDGDRDFRGGLDTFARLVSELRVPIVAKETGNGIGQACARRLSDLGVLHADTSGAGGTSWVGVETLRADGERQALGETLWDWGTPTAASVHYCVAAGLVTIATGGIKSGLDVARALVLGATAAGIARPVYQAWTRAGRDGALAFMRGVEAELRAVMLLTGCGSLSELRALTPMIVGELRDYMRAEPAPHAAPRRALRREVRA; from the coding sequence ATGTCCGTCCTGTCCAGCCGGAAAGCCGATCACTTGGAGCTGTGCGCGAGCGACGCCGTCGCCTACCGCGGCACCGGCACGCTGCTCGACTGCGTACGCCTACCCCACGAGAGCCTACCCGACCTGCACCTCGAGCAGCTCGATCTGCGCTGCCCGCTGCTGGGCAAGACGCTGCGCGCGCCGCTCGTGATCGCGGGCATGACGGGCGGGCACCCGGACGCGCGGGCCATCAACCGCGACCTCGCCAGCGTCGCCGAAGAGCTGGGCTACGGCTTTGGCCTCGGCAGCCAGCGCGCCATGGAGCGGGAGCCCGCACTGGCCGCGACGTACCAGGTGCGCGACGTGGCGCCGACCGCGCTCCTGCTGGGCAACCTGGGCGTCATCCAGGCGCGCGACCTCCCCACCGAGCGCATCGCCGCGCTGCTGGACACCGTGGGCGCCGACGCGCTCTGCGCGCACATGAGCCCGGCGATGGAGCTCATCCAGCGCGACGGTGACCGTGACTTCCGCGGTGGGCTCGACACCTTCGCGCGCTTGGTGTCCGAGCTGCGCGTGCCCATCGTCGCGAAGGAGACGGGCAACGGCATCGGCCAAGCCTGCGCGCGGCGGCTGAGCGACCTGGGCGTGCTGCACGCGGACACGTCGGGCGCGGGTGGCACCTCGTGGGTCGGCGTCGAGACGCTGCGCGCCGACGGAGAGCGCCAGGCGCTGGGGGAGACCCTCTGGGACTGGGGCACGCCGACGGCCGCGTCCGTGCACTACTGCGTCGCGGCGGGCCTCGTGACCATCGCGACGGGCGGCATCAAGAGCGGGCTCGACGTGGCGCGCGCGCTGGTGCTGGGCGCCACGGCGGCGGGCATCGCACGGCCGGTCTACCAGGCGTGGACGCGCGCCGGCCGTGATGGCGCGCTGGCCTTCATGCGTGGCGTCGAGGCCGAGCTGCGTGCCGTCATGCTGCTCACGGGCTGTGGCTCACTGAGCGAGCTGCGCGCGCTGACGCCCATGATCGTGGGCGAGCTGCGCGACTACATGCGCGCCGAGCCCGCACCCCACGCAGCGCCCCGCCGTGCGCTCCGCCGCGAGGTGCGCGCGTGA